The following are encoded together in the Cynocephalus volans isolate mCynVol1 chromosome 4, mCynVol1.pri, whole genome shotgun sequence genome:
- the UNC93B1 gene encoding protein unc-93 homolog B1, protein MEAKPPLYPVAGAAGPQVDEDGLGVPDGPEAPLDELVGAYPDYNEEEEERRYYRRKRLGVLKNVLAASAGGALTYGVYLGLLQMQLILHYDETYREVKYGNMGLPDIDSKMLMGINVTPIAALLYTPVLIRFFGTKWMMFLAVGIYALFVSTNYWERYYTLVPSAVALGMAIVPLWASIGNYITRMAQKYYEYSHYKEEEQGLQKRPPRGSHAPYLMVFQAIFYSFFHLSFACAQLPMIYFLNHYLYDLNHTLHNVHSCGTNSQGILSGFNKTVLRTLPQSRNLIVVESVLMAVAFLAMLLVLCLCGAAYRPTEEIDLRSVGWGNIFQLPFKHVRDFRLRHLVPFFIYSGFEVLFACTGLALGYGVCSVGLERLAYLLLAYSLGASSASLLGLLGLWLPRSVPLVAGAGLHLLLTLGLFFWAPVPRVLQHSWILYAAATLWGVGSALNKTGLSTLLGILYEDKERQDFIFTIYHWWQAMAIFAMYLGSSLPMKAKLAVLLVTLVAAAASYLRMEQQLRRGVVPRQPRIPRPQHKVRGYRYLEEDNSDESDAEGDRGAARGAGVEAEAQPAGPRPGPEPAGPCRRPCPYEQALGGDGPEEQ, encoded by the exons ATGGAGGCGAAGCCGCCGCTCTACCCGGTGGCGGGGGCCGCAGGGCCACAGGTCGACGAGGACGGGCTCGGCGTTCCCGACGGGCCCGAGGCGCCG CTGGACGAGCTGGTGGGCGCCTACCCCGACTAcaacgaggaggaggaggagcggcGCTACTACCGCCGCAAGCGCCTGGGCGTGCTCAAGAACGTGCTGGCGGCCAGCGCGGGCGGCGCGCTCACCTACGGCGTCTACCTGG GCCTCCTGCAAATGCAGCTGATCCTGCACTACGACGAGACCTACCGCGAGGTGAAGTACGGCAACATGGGGCTACCCGACATCGACAGCAAGATGCTGATGGGCATCAACGTGACGCCCATTGCGGCCCTGCTCTACACACCTGTGCTCATCAG GTTTTTTGGCACTAAGTGGATGATGTTCCTGGCTGTGGGTATCTACGCCCTCTTTGTTTCCACCAACTACTGGGAGCGCTACTACACGCTTGTGCCCTCAGCTGTGGCCCTGGGTATGGCCATCGTGCCTCTTTGGGCCTCCATAGGCAACTACATCACCAG GATGGCGCAGAAGTACTATGAGTATTCCCACTacaaggaggaggagcagggactTCAGAAGCGCCCACCGCGGGGCTCCCATGCACCCTATCTCATGGTCTTCCAAGCCATCTTCTATAGCTTCTTTCAT CTGAGCTTTGCCTGCGCCCAGCTGCCCATGATCTACTTCCTGAACCACTACCTGTATGACCTAAACCACACGCTGCACAACGTGCACAGCTGCG GCACCAACAGCCAAGGCATCCTCAGTGGCTTCAACAAGACAGTTCTGCGGACGCTGCCACAGAGCCGAAACCTCATTGTGGTGGAGAGTGTGCTCATGGCAGTGGCCTTCCTGGCCATGCTGCTG GTCCTCTGTCTGTGCGGAGCCGCGTACCGACCCACGGAGGAGATCGATCTGCGCAGCGTGGGCTGGGGCAACATCTTCCAGCTGCCCTTCAAGCACGTGCGTGACTTCCGTCTGCGCCACCTTGTGCCCTTCTTTATCTATAGCGGCTTCGAGGTGCTCTTCGCCTGCACCGGTCTTGCCCTG GGCTATGGCGTGTGCTCGGTGGGGCTGGAACGGCTGGCCTACCTCCTCCTGGCTTACAGCCTGGGTGCCTCATCCGCCTCACTCCTGGGTCTGCTGGGGCTGTGGCTGCCACGCTCAGTGCCACTGGTGGCTGGGGCGGGGCTGCACCTGCTGCTTACCCTCGGCCTCTTTTTCTGGGCCCCCGTGCCTCGGGTCCTGCAACACAGCTGGATCCTCTATGCGGCAGCCACCCTGTGGGGTGTGGGCAGCGCCCTCAACAAGACGGGGCTCAGCA CACTCCTAGGAATCCTGTATGAAGACAAGGAAAGGCAGGACTTCATCTTCACCATCTACCACTGGTGGCAGGCCATGGCCATCTTTGCCATGTACCTGGGCTCCAGCCTGCCCATGAAG GCCAAGCTGGCTGTGCTGCTGGTGACGCTGGTGGCGGCGGCGGCCTCGTACCTGCGGATGGAGCAGCAGCTGCGGCGGGGCGTGGTCCCGCGCCAGCCCCGCATCCCGCGGCCCCAGCACAAGGTGCGCGGCTACCGCTACCTGGAGGAGGACAACTCGGACGAGAGCGACGCGGAGGGAGACCGCGGGGCCGCTCGGGGGGCCGGCGTGGAGGCCGAGGCGCAGCCTGCGGGGCCCCGGCCGGGTCCCGAGCCAGCCGGCCCCTGTCGCCGGCCCTGCCCCTACGAGCAGGCGCTGGGGGGCGACGGGCCCGAGGAGCAGTGA